The genomic stretch GTACATTACTTCACACGGCAAGCAAGAGTGAGAAATCTCAAGAGTCAAGTCTCAACTTCCACTAGATCcgacaaataaataaatagcatGTTTTTATCACTCAAAACGGGGGTTGAGGCATGCATTCCCAACCACCACTTTACCCTTTCTCTCCACTCTTCATTCCCTTTAAATAACTCCCCAAACTATTCTCTCATTGCCTTacccctctctctctttctcttctttattTGTAATGCACATCATTGAGCTAATTAGCCACCTGGATTTCTCTAAGGATAATTCCAATTTTGCATTCAAGCAGGGCCAGTATTCTTAGATCTTGTAATATAACGTCTCCTCAACTGTGCAGGGATCCAAGGAGCAGAGGTTGTGAAACAATGGAACACTCATTTGAGCAAGATAACACAAGCAGTTTATGCAGACAATGGGGTGAGGTTTTAAGCCGTTTAAAAACCTCAACCTCGAACTTTCATCCTGCATGTTCTGCAATGGTTGACCCAATGGTTCTGTTATAAGTAGTAGCCTCTCTCTGTTCTGTTTATACATTATAATGTAAAATTTCATAATCTGATAATTATGTATAATTGTACACAACAAATCAGTCATCAAATTATAACTCATTTTGTTGCTGATTTTCTGTGTACACCTAACATAGTTGTATTATATCTACAATGTTAAGAGTTATAACAGTTGGATTCAATGTAAAATTACACTACTTTAATAGTGTGCTTATATAAAGTAGTATTACAACAAACCATAACCAATGGGTTCATATTAATCAGAGAGACATGATGAAGGACTTGAGACAAGACATCATTTGATGTGTTGTGTATTTTGAGATGTGAGATTTGCTGAGAATCTGAAAGGCATGGCCAACACCTTTGAAGACAGAATATTCCACTGTGATACCCTCTTTGGCCAAAGCATCACAGAACTCCAAGTTCCTATCCTTCAATATATCCATCTCTGATATGCACACCAACGTTGGCACCAATAAATTCTTCAACTTTACTGCCCCTTTTGCAATAGGATTGCACCACGGATGATCACGGTCCGCCCCACGTGGCAGCGCCAGACGCCAGTAGGCATCGGACGCTGCCAAGTTAAGGGCAGAGCCAGGTGATTCAGCCATGGATTTCTCAGATGCTGTTCTCACTTCTCCACCGAAGAAAGGTTGTATCAGAACAAGTCCCTTCAAGTTTAAAGGCCTCAAAGCAGATTCAGATACTCTTATGGCAACATTGTAAGCTATGTTAGCACCTGCACTGTCACCTCCTAAGAACACACTTGAAAAGTTGCATTTCTTAGTCCACCATTCACTATCATCGTATTGATATAGAAATTGTTGTTTCACCCACATTAATGTCTTTATTCCATCATCATATGGTGCTGGAAGAGGATTCTCCGGTGCCAATCGGTAGTTCACTGACATAATCATGCACCCTACTTCAGCAGATAGCTTAGCGAGGAAATCATGGTAGCAACTCCATGCTGCTGATCCAATGCAGAAGCCACCACCATGAAAATACACCAGCAAAGGTATCTTATTGTGATGGTGGAGATTTGGAACATAGAAACGTGCCCATGTGTTTGTAACGTTGTCAATGACCATGTCTCTTGATGTAACTTTTAGTTCCGGACTCAGAGCTGAAGAACTGACACATGGAACAACTTGAGGTCGTTCTATGTATCCATCTTTGTGAACTCTAATAAGCCCTTTGATTTCCTCAACAACAGAACCATGATGATGTTGTTGATATTCTTTGCTTCTTGTTCTGTATTGTGGACTAAGGCTTAGGCTTGATGCAAGAGCAGCCATTCaaagaagaaaccaaaaaaaaaacaaaaaggattTACTTGGGGGAATTTAATTTTGGGGTTTGTAGCTTTGTGGTTGGTTAcatttatatacaaataatgAAGTGATTGGATAGAAATATTTATATACATGTGGTTTTGGAATTGATAATGGCATGTTCTAGGTGGGTGCGTGCGCACTGTTAGGGGAGgtttaaaacgtctttttttttaaaatatttttaaataattaaaatttaatatatattattcattaaattatgtaattttaataaaaaaattaatttataattttaatgtacttttttaaaatataagataGATAAACGCATACTATTAAGCTACCAAAATTAGCTCTAAATTAATTAATCACAATGATATGCTTGTTTACACGCCAGCCGTTCATGTTTGACCTTAATCATGCACAAAATTGACCCATgctgttttcttttaattattaatttgtaTGGTATCAAGGTTTTCCTTTCATTTCTTATTCTGATTCACACCTCTCTCACTCGGCTTCAGGTATGGTCATGGAATTGGAAACTACTCCTATGTTTGTCTATTTCTTCCCGTAAACTTTCATGTTGATCACGAGAATTTATATGCAAATTCTGCCGTTTAAACTTTAAATCATTTATTTAAGATGCATACGCGTTTcattttatttcaaataaaataatacaaattatttgtgttttttaaaaatGAGCTTTcgttatttatatttattttatctagtACAAGAATCAACACATCTTTTTACAATTGATAAATTTAAGTATGAAATTCACAATAAATTGATAATAATTAGATTGTTTGACAACTAAATATTAAACATATAATATATGTCAACatcttaattattattgttacaCGAAAATAACTCCGTATAAATAGCTActaaatttagaataaaaaatttaacagaTACACTAATTTTCATGATGATGGTTTGCTGTCACTAAGCACGTATAATGATGTAGGGATAGAGGCAGAATCTAAAAAAAGTTTTGTTaggtaaataataatttttgtaaataagatgaataatggattttaaaattaatctaataaagtaaaaaatactctatttttaaattatttcttAAACTTTAATATTAGGATAATTATATGCACACTTATAGTGAATTAAATATCTAGTCGTTGTTAACTGtgcataaataaattaaatctaaaaaaataactatccaattaaaaataatgaacatAATCATTTGCATACTTATTGAATTGAGCATCCGACATATCTAttgtttacattatttattattctcaTTGTCTATCTATACTttcctatttaaaaaaatatgaaggaCAACATTGTTGACATTTTGTGTTGGTCAACTATATTGTTGAGTGCAAATTAAATATTAGGCTGCTTCCCAATAAAATCATTTCAGGAACACTGTTTTGGGACATTACACAATTAAATCACTCTAGATATTTCTTAGAAAGTGGAAATTGGATGGAGATTACTTTTCTTATGGCCATGGATATTGGCATGTCACTAATAAATTCCTTTTCGAAGGGCCTCATGTATTTTATTGGTCACAAAGCATCCAAACATGCATGGAAGTTGGAATCTCTCTCCGGTTTTCAGGATGTCCGTTGAACATGCTATACTCTCTAAACACTCCATGTCTTTGGGACTTGAAAAAGTACAACAATTGGAGCTGAATGGGGTCAAAGCCTATCAATGATGTTTGCCTTTCTTTTGAGTCGcacacattcattcattcatgCATCTTCTTCATAATAATGGAGCGCCATCTTAGCTCGTTGATATGTAATTATGTTACCTTTGAAATTTATTTGGCAACCCAAATTGGAAGGACTATAATGACTAATTAGGAAGATTTGCATTCTTAAGCCATACTCTACTACACTTGTTATTTTTTCTATGCTGCATGGTAGTTTGTAAcacagaagaaaaaataaaaaaatgtgctTTTCAATTGAGATTAGGAATGTCAATGGAGTGGGGCGGGGGCGAGGGATGCCTCCCTGTTCTCCGTCCCCGCCCCCAAAATTAATCTCTGTTTTCGCTATGTTTTTTGTTATGGGAGAATAATTGTCTCTATCCTCGTTTTCCGCATTTTCCACGTTATCTGCGGGCTCATTCTCCATCTCCGTATGTTTAACATTCATatgaaaattataataaaaaatatcaaaaatatcaaaaaataaattacaaaatattattacaaacaCACAAACATATCTTATTCAAGATTATAAATCTAGAAATATAACATAACAAATCATAgtccataaaataaaatcttgaacaataaaattagggtttttcaatgagtgaaattactaaaaaaaatccTATATTAGAAATAAAGTAAGGGTTATTAAGTAAGttcaaaaattcgaaaaattatcGGGATGGGACGGAGATCCCCGCTCGGGTCCCACGTCTGTCTTGGAAAATTTCGCTCCCCATCCCCACAGAAAAAATTATCCACCATTAGAGCCCCATTCAGGGCGGTCCCCGCGAAAATCCCGGCCTCCTGAAGATTTTTGACACCCCTAATTGAGATAAAAGAAATTGGTGTCtccaatattttatttagttgtAAAGTATTCCCCAAAAAATTAAACTTATCGATTTACATtgtttaacttttaaaaaaaatcacaaattgAACAATCTAAtttacatttttaaaaatttaaaaagtaaacaataaaatcaaatttttcgatttttgtttttaaaattaaaagtacaATCTATTGAGTTTACAGTAGAATTTCGACTTCTAATAGATACAAAGTAATATGAAATTGAACACTATCCAAAATAATGCACTAACTATAACAAAACTAATATCAGAAAATATGATGTGATTACTCTATATAATATGatgtgaattaatttttttctttttttgatgATTCAATTACAATGTTACAGAAATATATATAGTATCATCTATGTTATAATTTCAAGGgcaatttacataaataaattgTTTGCCCCTCAAATTTACGTACTTGCATTGTTTCAAATATGAAAATGCAAATACATTATTTCATATATCTATAGAAATCGCTACCGCCAGTAGCCGATCGACCAAAATACATAATCCGTTATAGCCAGCAGCGGATTACAGAGGCTATCGCGTTTGTTGATGCTTGGGCATAAACCACTACTGACAGTAGGGTAGCGTTTGTTTCCAGgtactgagacagagactgagagactgagattcagtattgtgtttgttagttcagagactggtactaaaatttctgtctctgtctctaaaatttcagtatttcagtacctccaaaaagtagggacgcaggggactgaaatttttagagatggagactgaaactttaataacattttatacctaaaatactttcatttcaattaattaattctaattttaccatttgtacaaattaaattagagtttcattcttgtttcaattcctGTCTCTCATTtttcaccaaacagaatactgagatttgtttcaatccctgtctcttagtctctgtctctcagtctcagtctttctgtctctgtctctccaccaaacgctacctaGCGGTTTATGTGTATTGGGACACGTACGTAAATCgttaatgaaaaatatttgtttatGCTAAATTAAGTTACAGAAAGATTGAGAGAAAGAAACGGAGTATATATTTTTTGCAATCATATGATTTATATAGATAAAAAATGaagtaatttttaaagaaaaaatgtaTGCTTTAGtgaattttttactaaaaataaattatcttaTCATTCATGAATTTTAGAAGggatgaaaataaaaaaaattagtcttAGTTTATATATTTTAGTACTCTGTAAGTACTCACTCTTTAATTTGCTATTTGGtctcattttaataataaatacaaataaaaaattattacatgcatatttatattttttattttattcatcaaaattACGATGCTATCACTATTATTTATCCAATCAATCAACTATAAAATAcaaatagtttttatttttttggcatAAGACGACAAAgttacacaaataaaaaaattcatttagCTAGAACCTCAAATGCAAATCAGCAGCAAAGAACACAACCCATATTCCAAATTCTCCGAATCTCCTTTCTATGGTtgatataaataaaagagaatgaaGTGATTTTTAAGGAGaaaaatatatacttttatGAACTTTTggctaaaaataaattattttattatttataaattttaaaagagatgagaataaaaaaaattagtcttggtttatataatttaatactttaagtattgtgtttttttatttataatttgatctcacttttaataataaatacaaataaaaaatttattacatgtatatttatattttttaaattatattgtgaaatgataaattaaattttttaatttatgatattatttaaatagtatataccattaattatttatttatattttacacACGTATCCCAATATACATAAACCGCTACTGTCAGTAGCGGTTTATGGCCAAGCATCAACAAACAGAAAACCCGCGAGAGCCTTTAACAGTTTCTATGTTCCCCCATTCGCATGTAATCCGCTGCTGCCTATAGTGAATTATGTGTTTCGGTAAACCGCTACTGTCTATAGATATATGAAACAATGTATTTGCGTCTTTGTATTTGAAACAATACAATTGCGTAAATTTGAGGGGCAAACAATTTATTTACGTAAATTGCCCTAATTTCAATGAATAAGAATAAAATCCTTCTATGAAAACTCCCTACAAGTTATCTCCTATTAAAACTCCTTACAAACCTTTCTCAGTCCGTAAATTTGATCTTAACCTTCCTGTATTCTCACAATTCTCCACCTCGATCACAATTTGAAAAACTGACTCAAATTTTGAACGAACAAATTGTAGTAGTCGTATCCGGTTGTATCATCTTAAGTTCTTAACAATGACTGCCTACGTATCCTTTACTAGGATCAAACGAAACGTAATTCCTTTATTCGCTATGTAATACTTAACATGGAATAATGTTGAGCAAATCCAAGCAATGCTAGAATTTATTTTCCGACACTATTTTAGTCAACATGTCTGCTGGATTTTCGTTTGTGTGTACCTTCACAAGAGAAATGTTACCTTTCTCTGTAACATCACGCACAAAGTGATACCTAACATCAATATGCTTAGTACAAGTATGATGAACTTGATTTTTAGCTAAATGAATCACACTTTGACTATCACAACTAAGTTTCACACAATCTTGCTAAAAACCCAAATCATCTAGAAGACCCCTTAACTACAATGCTTTCTTCACCCCTTCTACTACTGTCATATACTCAGCCTCTGTAGTAGATAGTGTTACTGTAGCTTGTAACATCGATCGCCAACTAACCGAGcaccatatattttatatacataaCTAGTTGTAGATCGTCGTCTGTCTAGATCACAAGCATAATCAGAATCAACAAAACCGCTAACTTGACATGATGATTTATCACCAAAGTATAAACATATGCCAATGGTACCCTTCAAGTATCTTAATATCCACTTGACTGCTTCGAGTGTGTCTTTTCCGAATTTGCCATAAACCTGCTAACAACACTGACTGCTTGTGAAATGTCTGGGCGTGTGCATACCATAGCGTACATTAGGCTGCCTACAGTACTTGCGTAAGGTACATTGTCCATGTAAGTCTTATCTTCTGTTGTTGTAGGAGATTGTTTCCCTGAGAACCTGAAATGTGGAGCCAATGAAGTCACCATCGGCTTAGCTTTTTCATCCTAAACTTTTCGATAACCCGTTCAATGTATTCTTTTTGGCTTAGGAACAATTTTCGACTTGATCTCTCTTATAATCTCCATGCCTAAAATTTTTCTCGCAGCACCCAAATCTTTTGTTTCAAACTCTTCACCAAGTTGAAATTTTAACCTATCTATCTCCACCTTGCCCTTGGAAGTAATGAGCATGTCATCTACATACAATAAAAGATAGTTAATCACTTCTAGAAAGCTTATGAATGCATACACAACAATCATAGTTACTTCTAAAGAAACattgttttaaaataaagaaatcaaatcGCTTGTACCACTGCCGAAGAGATTGTTTCAATCCATAAAGTGATTTCCTCAAGCGACAAACCTGACCTTCTTTACCGTCAACCTTTTAACCCTCAAGTTGATATATGTAAATTTCTTCCTCTAAATCACCGTGTAAGAACGATATTTTCACATCTATTTGTTCTAGCTCAAGATCGCCATGAGCTACAAGACTTTAAAGTATCCGAATGGAAGTGTGTTTTATCACAGGGGAAAATATCTCATTATAATCAACTCCTTCTTTCTGTGCGAATTCCTTGGCCACTAACCTAGCCTTGAATCTTGTACCATCCGATTTAGTTggatcttcttttcttttatatacCCACTTATAACCAATAGCAGTCTTTTTCACGGACAATGGGATTACCTCTCATGTCTTATTTTTATGAAGAGACTGCATCTCTTTTTCCATAACAACCAACCAGCTCTCACTATCATTGTCCTTGATAGCTTATTTAAAGGTGACTGGCTCATCATCCTCCACCGAGAGTGCATAC from Arachis stenosperma cultivar V10309 chromosome 9, arast.V10309.gnm1.PFL2, whole genome shotgun sequence encodes the following:
- the LOC130950734 gene encoding probable carboxylesterase 17, coding for MAALASSLSLSPQYRTRSKEYQQHHHGSVVEEIKGLIRVHKDGYIERPQVVPCVSSSALSPELKVTSRDMVIDNVTNTWARFYVPNLHHHNKIPLLVYFHGGGFCIGSAAWSCYHDFLAKLSAEVGCMIMSVNYRLAPENPLPAPYDDGIKTLMWVKQQFLYQYDDSEWWTKKCNFSSVFLGGDSAGANIAYNVAIRVSESALRPLNLKGLVLIQPFFGGEVRTASEKSMAESPGSALNLAASDAYWRLALPRGADRDHPWCNPIAKGAVKLKNLLVPTLVCISEMDILKDRNLEFCDALAKEGITVEYSVFKGVGHAFQILSKSHISKYTTHQMMSCLKSFIMSL